In Candidatus Methylopumilus universalis, one DNA window encodes the following:
- a CDS encoding cytochrome b yields the protein MKSEIKTKKSKVGLMAWIDERFPLSSLITNHLTEYYAPKNFNFWYFFGALALLTLILQLVTGLLLTMHYKPDAELAFASVEYIMRDVSFGWLIRYMHSTGASLFFVVIYLHMFKALIYGSYKNPRELLWLFGVAIFLCLMGEAFFGYLLPWGQMSYWGAQVIVNLFSTIPFIGPDLSEWLRGDYLVSDATLNRFFAFHVIALPIVLLGLVFFHLVALHEVGSNNPDGVEIKKNLDKKTSIPLDGIPFHPYYTVKDLIGVSVFLIVFALIVFYWPEMGGYFLEANNFIPADPLKTPAHIAPVWYFTPYYSILRAVPPVLNSQFPGVAAMGLSVLAFAFLPWLDKSKVKSIRYKGNLFKRWIALFVVSFFVLGYLGTVPSNVWGQFSNAIPLIGGVDKATVVARIFTVTYFLFFLLMPYYSQKDKTKPVPSRVSNK from the coding sequence ATGAAATCAGAAATTAAAACAAAAAAATCTAAAGTCGGGTTAATGGCTTGGATAGATGAAAGATTCCCCTTGTCATCTTTAATTACAAACCATCTTACTGAGTATTACGCACCTAAAAATTTTAATTTCTGGTATTTTTTTGGAGCACTTGCCCTACTTACACTGATTCTTCAATTGGTTACAGGTCTTTTGTTAACGATGCATTATAAGCCTGATGCAGAATTAGCATTCGCCTCTGTTGAGTACATTATGCGAGATGTTTCATTCGGATGGTTAATAAGATACATGCACTCTACAGGCGCATCTTTATTCTTTGTTGTTATTTATCTTCATATGTTTAAAGCTTTAATTTATGGATCCTATAAAAATCCAAGGGAGCTCTTATGGCTCTTTGGCGTAGCTATTTTTCTATGTTTGATGGGTGAGGCTTTTTTTGGATATCTTTTACCTTGGGGACAAATGTCTTATTGGGGCGCGCAAGTTATTGTAAATCTGTTTTCCACTATCCCATTTATAGGCCCAGATTTATCGGAGTGGCTAAGAGGTGATTATCTAGTTTCAGATGCAACGCTCAATCGCTTTTTTGCTTTTCATGTGATTGCTCTTCCTATTGTACTTTTAGGTCTTGTATTTTTTCATCTGGTAGCGCTTCATGAAGTTGGCTCAAATAACCCTGATGGCGTTGAGATAAAAAAGAATCTCGATAAAAAAACAAGCATTCCTTTGGATGGCATTCCATTTCATCCCTATTACACAGTAAAAGATTTAATTGGTGTTTCGGTATTCCTTATTGTATTTGCGCTGATTGTTTTTTATTGGCCAGAAATGGGAGGCTACTTTTTAGAGGCCAATAATTTTATTCCTGCTGACCCACTAAAAACGCCTGCGCATATAGCGCCTGTTTGGTATTTCACTCCGTATTATTCAATTCTTCGGGCTGTCCCACCTGTTTTAAATTCGCAATTTCCAGGCGTTGCTGCAATGGGATTATCCGTACTCGCATTTGCTTTTTTACCTTGGCTAGATAAAAGCAAGGTTAAATCAATTCGATACAAAGGCAATTTATTTAAAAGATGGATTGCATTATTTGTTGTGAGCTTTTTTGTTTTGGGATATTTAGGTACAGTTCCATCAAATGTTTGGGGACAATTCTCCAATGCAATTCCCTTGATTGGTGGGGTTGATAAAGCAACAGTAGTTGCTCGAATTTTTACGGTAACTTATTTCTTATTCTTTTTATTGATGCCCTACTACAGTCAAAAAGATAAAACAAAACCAGTTCCATCAAGGGTCAGTAATAAATGA
- a CDS encoding cytochrome c1 has protein sequence MKILTKLFLIFVIVFSNVAFANEHVTLDKAPIDLKDQASLQRGAKTFINYCLNCHSANYMRYNRLKDIGLSDNLIKENLLFTAEKVGEPMKIAMTRKDAKAWFGVAPPDLSVEVRARGADWIYSYLRGYYRDSSSPTGWNNTIFEKTAMPHILWKLQGDQKLNPEHQTLEIVKPGSLSVKEYDALVGDLVNYLTFMSEPSKLKRLHMGYYVLLFLGLLLVLTVKLKKEFWKDIK, from the coding sequence ATGAAAATTTTAACTAAATTATTTTTAATATTCGTTATTGTATTTTCTAATGTTGCATTTGCGAATGAGCATGTAACTTTAGATAAAGCGCCCATCGATTTAAAAGATCAAGCCTCTCTTCAACGAGGCGCTAAAACATTCATTAATTATTGTTTAAATTGCCATAGTGCAAACTATATGAGATACAACCGCTTAAAAGATATTGGTTTATCTGATAATTTAATTAAAGAGAATCTACTTTTCACAGCAGAAAAAGTTGGTGAGCCAATGAAAATTGCGATGACCAGAAAAGATGCTAAGGCATGGTTTGGAGTGGCTCCTCCCGATCTTTCTGTTGAAGTAAGGGCAAGAGGTGCGGATTGGATTTATAGTTATCTAAGAGGATATTATCGTGATTCATCTTCGCCTACTGGATGGAACAACACTATTTTTGAAAAAACAGCGATGCCTCACATTTTGTGGAAGTTGCAAGGCGATCAAAAGCTAAACCCAGAGCACCAAACTCTAGAGATTGTTAAACCAGGTTCGCTTTCGGTGAAAGAATATGATGCGCTTGTAGGAGACCTTGTAAATTATCTTACTTTCATGTCAGAACCCTCAAAGCTAAAAAGACTCCATATGGGGTATTATGTTTTGTTATTCCTCGGCTTGTTATTAGTTTTAACAGTCAAACTCAAGAAAGAATTTTGGAAAGATATTAAATAA